In a single window of the Litorilituus sediminis genome:
- a CDS encoding MipA/OmpV family protein, with protein sequence MKNITKTTIVSVLASSCVLASFSVAAHQEKAASNEVKAAEQEAKPAEQEAKIAEQENKPVEAVRSPDELKDIEKGTEKGTDKDKQADVKTAKSDCEKVCADNDEEEHSHSYRFRNKRDGFYVDVSAISSVGDDYAVPEHEDTDADFDVAMSYRVQILGLFMESSGISTRRIHGMYSLPSWGLNFYNSEDWSFDLFYQYSTRGIEGLEGIQSRNKDERAGLRMTGFFENSQLQAIYSPVSRNDIGSDGIEASISYSHSWQFRNWNYYTNLGIQYRSKEVTPFGQETYLDDDLSSKDGISYSAELGVEYPLTTDWVFGGYVGYNALSERAISQRQDNVEDGYRAGLLLTFIF encoded by the coding sequence ATGAAAAATATAACTAAAACAACCATTGTAAGTGTGCTGGCAAGTAGTTGCGTATTGGCTTCTTTTTCAGTAGCTGCACATCAAGAAAAAGCCGCTAGCAATGAAGTAAAAGCAGCAGAGCAAGAAGCGAAACCAGCAGAGCAAGAAGCAAAAATAGCAGAGCAAGAAAACAAGCCAGTTGAAGCCGTTCGCTCGCCAGATGAATTAAAAGATATTGAAAAAGGTACTGAAAAAGGCACCGATAAAGACAAGCAAGCCGATGTTAAAACCGCTAAATCAGACTGCGAAAAAGTGTGTGCCGATAATGATGAAGAAGAACACTCTCATTCGTATCGATTTCGTAATAAGCGCGATGGCTTCTATGTAGATGTTAGCGCTATTAGCAGTGTTGGTGATGATTATGCTGTGCCTGAGCATGAAGATACCGATGCTGATTTTGATGTTGCCATGAGTTATCGGGTACAAATACTTGGCTTATTTATGGAGTCGTCAGGTATTAGTACTCGTAGAATTCACGGTATGTATTCTCTGCCATCTTGGGGGTTAAATTTTTATAACAGTGAAGATTGGTCTTTTGATTTATTTTATCAATATTCGACCCGAGGCATTGAAGGTTTAGAAGGGATTCAATCAAGAAATAAAGATGAGCGTGCCGGTTTGCGCATGACGGGCTTTTTTGAAAACAGTCAGTTACAAGCAATTTATTCCCCTGTGAGTCGAAATGATATTGGCAGTGATGGTATTGAAGCGTCGATTTCTTATAGTCATAGCTGGCAGTTTAGAAATTGGAATTACTACACCAATTTAGGTATACAGTACCGCTCAAAAGAGGTAACACCGTTTGGTCAAGAAACCTATCTTGATGATGACTTATCTAGCAAAGACGGCATTAGTTACTCAGCAGAGCTTGGGGTAGAGTACCCACTGACCACCGATTGGGTTTTTGGGGGCTATGTTGGTTACAATGCTTTGTCTGAACGCGCTATTAGTCAACGCCAAGATAACGTTGAAGACGGTTATCGTGCTGGCTTGCTATTAACCTTTATCTTTTAA
- a CDS encoding sensor histidine kinase, whose product MRNLTLSLVVVVLVATIGLGWMFDVIYSHFQQDTPSENHDSISVIEQFGSQLAKALAKVEDRQQLIDHWPQQGQFTLTLAPIDQFPMPQALLTEVKSGKALLLETDESIALHFYLANSNEILRVARPQIVSNDNNVLLPIIFTSLFYIAVLLLVLVWLYPLICRLMALRQSAKAFGEGKLDERITVGSISYIRDIELEFNRMAQRIDDLVNDIKLLSSAVSHDLRTPLARIRFGIDTIQEEDDPVLRKRFEQRISDNVDEMVELVEMLLSYARLDQTLITLNKAPVELPALVKNCIDNKSQDDVDLQFIHPKNIAQVYGDLSYLMVLVSNLLQNAYQYCQGNIRVTLSEADDYVQLSVEDDGPGIAPEQREKIIKPFIRGKDSEQKIKGYGMGLAIVNRVIQWHQGRLEISESKQLQGAQFTVLLPRVR is encoded by the coding sequence ATGCGTAATTTAACTTTATCTCTTGTTGTGGTGGTGCTTGTTGCCACCATAGGTTTAGGCTGGATGTTTGATGTAATTTACAGTCATTTTCAGCAAGATACACCAAGTGAAAACCATGACAGCATTAGTGTTATCGAGCAATTTGGTAGTCAGTTAGCCAAAGCATTGGCAAAGGTTGAGGATAGACAACAACTTATTGACCATTGGCCGCAACAAGGGCAATTTACCTTAACATTAGCGCCAATTGATCAGTTCCCTATGCCGCAGGCGTTATTAACTGAGGTTAAATCGGGTAAGGCGTTATTGCTCGAAACGGATGAAAGCATCGCATTGCATTTTTACCTAGCTAACTCGAATGAGATATTACGAGTCGCTAGGCCGCAAATCGTCAGTAATGATAACAATGTCTTGTTGCCGATAATTTTTACCAGCTTGTTTTATATCGCGGTATTACTCTTGGTGTTAGTTTGGTTGTATCCACTTATTTGTCGGTTAATGGCGCTAAGGCAGTCGGCAAAAGCATTTGGTGAGGGCAAGCTTGATGAGCGCATAACGGTTGGCTCTATTTCTTACATACGAGATATTGAATTAGAGTTTAACCGAATGGCGCAGCGCATCGATGATTTGGTTAATGATATCAAGCTACTTAGCAGCGCGGTTTCTCATGATTTACGTACGCCGTTAGCCAGAATTCGTTTTGGTATCGACACAATTCAAGAAGAAGATGATCCCGTACTGAGAAAGCGCTTTGAACAGCGCATAAGCGATAATGTCGATGAAATGGTTGAGCTAGTCGAAATGCTACTAAGCTACGCAAGATTAGATCAAACCTTGATCACGCTTAATAAAGCACCTGTAGAGTTGCCGGCGTTAGTTAAAAATTGCATTGATAACAAAAGCCAAGATGATGTTGATTTACAATTTATTCACCCGAAAAACATTGCGCAAGTTTATGGTGATTTATCCTACTTGATGGTGTTAGTGAGTAATTTATTGCAAAACGCATATCAGTATTGTCAGGGAAATATCCGAGTAACACTATCTGAGGCGGATGATTATGTGCAGCTTAGTGTCGAAGATGATGGCCCAGGCATTGCACCAGAGCAGCGGGAAAAGATAATTAAACCCTTTATTCGTGGTAAGGATAGCGAGCAAAAAATTAAGGGCTACGGTATGGGCTTAGCCATAGTTAATCGTGTTATACAATGGCACCAAGGTCGTTTAGAGATAAGCGAATCAAAACAACTACAGGGTGCTCAATTTACTGTGTTACTACCTAGGGTTCGTTAA
- a CDS encoding ligand-binding sensor domain-containing diguanylate cyclase yields MVVLLFICCGAFAQTAVKHLNNEYSIELLTAEDGFTSSEIYSIIQDNKGLLWFGTGENGILKYDGRKVVNYEYDDNQANGISHNDAGNLLLADNGDIWIGTWGGGASHLEIRTGLFNHFEHDEQRHNSISSNRIQSLFDDKGTIWMGSYAHGLNKYLGDNTFKRYLYTQHNPATISHNRVWDIEENNSNSLWVATSYGLNLFDKETEKFINFLPEPQNTTPTGANEIRNLLKTDAGLLYVGTQVGLFQFDVKSEHFLPITTAEQKPLGQVNSIIEDQEGSIWIVSSKGLFRLGQNQQLHQLQLPHNNGLRIVFEDRSGIIWVTSEVHGIYKITPQRKFKNIRSDLLLAPNGITVDEQGDLLIVSASSVLYKWSVKSQRLLQLTEQIFTKAQGFSENRLLERPVLHLADKNTLWVAQDDGLASVDLQSNTVSLLRYPKSEPLHKEFRELRALNSDQYGNIWVGTYKSGIYIYDVSKKTFSHLGHTAGLTHPEVLEIYKDRENNIWVGTGDGVSLWREGSQSFTQFKQNSTHSGSLVGKIVQDIHQSRDGKIWVATQKGLNLFDEHSQTFSHFGRQDGLPTSLIRAIEDDDMGNLWLTTNKGISMLNLKSNYLVNYDGYDGLLGINYYANSLIKGANNILFTNSQRGIEYFSAEILDDNNRQFNIVLTGFSKMGQEVSLDKPFAYVDEIALSYLDYFISFEFSVLDFSSPSKNQYAYKLQGYDENWIEIGNRNVAAFTNLDGGYYTLLVKATDSHGKWLDKQLSIRLYVAPPPWQTWWAYCLYALFALIIISAIIVYRTRSQENEIMRQKQFVQALEEQVAEKTSSLNAQAQDLLIANKQLELLTFQDGLTGLYNRRYFDQHLFEELKRHSREQQDLSLILCDIDHFKLYNDHYGHLAGDNCLKQVAQCLRQCVGRITDSCCRYGGEEFAIILPNTNEEQSNYLAEQLRLAVEAMKVPHEKSATSAFITMTLGVVTLTPTDNTSVDSVILSADKALYIGKAEGRNRTSRANAITLN; encoded by the coding sequence ATGGTTGTACTTTTATTTATCTGTTGTGGCGCGTTTGCACAAACGGCTGTAAAACACTTAAATAATGAGTATTCAATTGAGCTGTTAACCGCAGAAGATGGTTTTACTTCCTCTGAAATTTATTCCATCATTCAAGATAACAAGGGCTTACTTTGGTTTGGTACGGGTGAAAATGGTATTTTAAAGTATGACGGTCGTAAGGTGGTTAACTATGAATATGATGATAACCAAGCGAACGGTATATCCCATAATGATGCTGGTAACTTATTATTGGCAGATAATGGCGATATCTGGATAGGCACATGGGGAGGTGGAGCTAGCCACCTTGAAATCAGAACAGGGTTATTTAATCACTTTGAACATGACGAGCAGCGTCATAATTCTATTTCTTCCAATCGCATTCAATCATTATTTGATGATAAGGGTACTATCTGGATGGGCTCTTATGCCCATGGTCTCAATAAATACTTAGGTGATAACACCTTTAAGCGCTACCTTTATACTCAGCATAACCCGGCAACTATTTCACATAACCGAGTATGGGATATTGAAGAAAATAATAGCAATTCTCTTTGGGTAGCAACCAGTTATGGTCTTAACTTATTTGATAAAGAGACTGAAAAGTTTATTAATTTTTTACCTGAGCCACAAAATACAACACCTACAGGAGCGAATGAAATTCGCAATCTATTAAAAACTGATGCTGGTTTATTGTATGTCGGCACTCAGGTAGGTCTTTTTCAGTTTGATGTTAAATCTGAGCACTTCTTGCCAATTACGACTGCGGAGCAAAAGCCATTAGGACAGGTCAATTCAATTATTGAAGATCAAGAAGGTAGTATATGGATCGTTTCAAGCAAAGGCTTGTTTCGTTTAGGGCAAAATCAACAGCTTCATCAGCTACAGCTACCTCATAATAATGGTTTGAGAATTGTCTTTGAAGATAGATCAGGCATTATCTGGGTTACAAGTGAAGTGCACGGTATTTATAAAATTACGCCACAGCGTAAGTTTAAAAATATTCGCAGTGACTTACTACTCGCGCCTAATGGTATTACAGTAGATGAACAAGGTGATTTGCTTATCGTTTCTGCGTCATCTGTGTTGTACAAATGGTCAGTAAAATCACAACGCTTGCTACAACTTACTGAGCAAATATTTACTAAAGCGCAAGGGTTTAGTGAAAACAGATTACTCGAGAGGCCTGTTTTACACTTAGCGGATAAAAACACCTTATGGGTCGCACAAGATGACGGCTTGGCGAGCGTTGACTTACAAAGCAACACAGTGAGCTTATTACGCTACCCTAAATCTGAACCATTGCATAAAGAATTTCGTGAGTTAAGGGCATTAAACTCTGATCAATATGGCAATATTTGGGTTGGTACCTATAAAAGCGGTATTTATATTTATGATGTCAGCAAGAAAACATTTAGTCATTTAGGTCATACTGCCGGTTTAACTCACCCCGAAGTACTGGAAATATACAAGGATAGAGAAAACAATATTTGGGTCGGAACGGGAGACGGCGTGAGTTTGTGGCGAGAGGGTAGTCAATCATTTACTCAATTTAAGCAAAATAGCACTCATTCTGGCAGTTTAGTGGGAAAAATTGTTCAAGACATACATCAATCTCGCGATGGTAAAATTTGGGTGGCAACGCAAAAAGGTCTAAATTTATTTGATGAGCATAGCCAGACCTTTAGCCATTTTGGTCGTCAGGATGGTTTACCTACGTCACTCATTCGCGCCATTGAAGATGATGACATGGGCAACTTATGGTTAACCACCAATAAGGGCATTTCCATGTTAAACCTTAAGTCGAATTATCTCGTTAATTATGATGGTTACGACGGCTTACTTGGCATTAATTACTATGCTAATAGCCTAATTAAAGGCGCCAATAATATACTCTTTACCAATAGCCAGCGTGGTATTGAGTATTTTTCAGCTGAAATCTTAGATGATAACAATCGCCAATTTAATATTGTTTTGACTGGTTTTAGTAAAATGGGACAAGAGGTGAGTTTAGATAAGCCTTTTGCTTATGTTGATGAAATAGCGCTATCCTACTTAGACTACTTTATCTCGTTTGAATTCTCAGTATTAGACTTTAGCTCGCCGAGTAAAAACCAGTACGCCTATAAGTTGCAAGGTTATGATGAAAACTGGATTGAAATAGGTAACCGTAATGTCGCGGCATTTACTAACCTTGATGGCGGCTATTATACCTTATTAGTGAAAGCCACTGATAGCCATGGTAAGTGGCTCGATAAACAGTTAAGTATTCGACTTTATGTTGCTCCCCCACCTTGGCAAACATGGTGGGCTTATTGTTTATACGCACTGTTTGCGCTCATAATTATCTCTGCCATTATTGTTTATCGAACCCGTAGCCAAGAGAATGAAATCATGCGGCAAAAGCAATTTGTGCAAGCACTAGAAGAGCAAGTTGCGGAAAAGACTTCTTCCCTTAATGCACAAGCACAAGACTTGCTGATAGCGAATAAACAACTGGAGTTGCTTACCTTTCAAGATGGCTTAACCGGTTTATATAATCGTCGCTATTTCGATCAACATTTATTTGAAGAACTAAAACGCCATAGCCGCGAGCAACAAGATTTATCGTTAATACTCTGTGATATTGACCATTTTAAGTTGTATAACGATCATTATGGTCATTTAGCCGGTGATAATTGCTTAAAGCAAGTGGCTCAATGTTTACGTCAATGTGTTGGCAGAATAACCGACTCGTGCTGTCGCTACGGTGGTGAGGAGTTTGCCATTATTCTACCTAATACCAATGAGGAACAATCTAATTATCTGGCCGAGCAGCTGCGCTTGGCTGTAGAAGCGATGAAAGTCCCTCATGAAAAATCAGCAACCAGTGCCTTTATCACTATGACGCTTGGTGTTGTCACCTTAACACCTACGGATAATACCTCGGTTGATTCTGTAATATTAAGTGCCGATAAAGCACTTTATATTGGTAAAGCAGAAGGGCGAAACCGTACCTCGAGAGCTAATGCTATTACGTTAAACTAG
- a CDS encoding DUF3019 domain-containing protein gives MNSLKVTAKLQRGLTQIKTISLMVLLWLISFIANATDIQASMQVQPDQCVAMKQGQSCYVSVVLTWQVQTPGDYCLHIVGKEPAISCWQNSKRGEFQQAFTSKVNLDFALRRQDKQQTLATAVVKMAWVHKKKGQARKSWRLF, from the coding sequence ATGAACTCTTTAAAAGTGACAGCAAAGTTACAGCGTGGCTTAACTCAAATTAAAACAATTAGCTTGATGGTTTTATTGTGGCTGATTAGTTTTATCGCTAATGCCACAGATATACAGGCGAGTATGCAAGTGCAACCTGATCAATGTGTGGCGATGAAGCAAGGGCAATCTTGTTATGTTTCTGTTGTCTTGACTTGGCAGGTGCAAACGCCAGGGGATTATTGCCTACATATTGTTGGTAAGGAGCCTGCAATCAGCTGTTGGCAAAATAGTAAGCGCGGTGAATTTCAACAAGCCTTTACCAGTAAAGTGAATTTAGACTTTGCTTTAAGACGACAAGATAAGCAACAAACATTAGCCACCGCGGTAGTGAAAATGGCTTGGGTGCATAAAAAGAAAGGTCAAGCGCGTAAATCGTGGCGCTTATTTTAA
- a CDS encoding response regulator, which yields MTGQTGAHILLVEDDIALADWMADYLIAREFKVTTCYRGDEAVEQILSLQPDIVLLDGMLPGMDGMDVCKAVRDKFTQPIIMITARDEEIDEVLGLEMGADDYITKPVRARVLLARIRGQLRLHDKFKQQATDTESTSADGQEEQAQGILQFSGLVISEQTRTVTLDGQQVKLSSNEFDVLVFLAKKAGQVVSRKELVAHFRGFDYDGFDRSIDLRISRLRKKLNDDSSEPFRIKTIWGKGYLFANDVW from the coding sequence ATGACAGGGCAAACTGGCGCTCATATATTACTTGTTGAAGATGATATCGCGCTAGCTGATTGGATGGCAGATTACCTTATAGCGCGTGAATTTAAGGTTACCACCTGTTATCGTGGTGATGAAGCGGTAGAGCAAATTTTATCGCTTCAGCCTGATATTGTACTATTAGACGGCATGCTGCCTGGCATGGACGGTATGGATGTTTGTAAAGCCGTACGAGATAAGTTTACTCAGCCTATTATTATGATCACCGCCCGAGATGAAGAAATTGATGAAGTTTTAGGCCTTGAAATGGGCGCAGATGATTACATTACTAAACCTGTGCGTGCTCGCGTATTGCTAGCACGTATTCGAGGACAACTGCGTTTACATGATAAGTTCAAACAACAAGCCACTGATACTGAGTCAACTAGTGCTGATGGTCAGGAAGAACAAGCACAGGGCATATTGCAATTTAGTGGCTTGGTTATAAGCGAGCAAACTCGTACCGTCACTTTAGATGGTCAGCAAGTAAAATTATCGTCAAATGAATTTGATGTGCTGGTGTTTTTGGCTAAAAAAGCTGGGCAGGTGGTATCACGCAAAGAGTTGGTTGCTCACTTTCGCGGTTTTGATTATGACGGCTTTGACCGCTCAATTGATTTACGTATATCAAGATTGCGTAAGAAGTTGAACGATGACTCATCGGAGCCATTTCGTATTAAAACCATTTGGGGCAAAGGCTATTTATTTGCCAATGACGTTTGGTAA
- a CDS encoding mechanosensitive ion channel family protein: protein MSTIDESVTQIESLTLKAYELGLEYAPKLALAIITLLIGLWIISGIIKLTKVSMNKSKVDPTLIPFMASLVSWTLKVLLFISVASMIGVATTSFIAVLGAAGLAIGLALQGSLANFAGGVLVMIFKPYKVGDLIETQGHLGVVKEVQIFNTILLSPQSKRIIIPNGATSNGSVINYTVEGKIRVDLSVGVSYDSDLDKTKSVLMAVLESHDKVMKDPAPFVGVSEMADSSVNFAVRPHCLPEHYWDVYFDINEAMKKALDENAITIPFPQRDVHLIQS, encoded by the coding sequence ATGAGCACAATCGACGAATCTGTCACACAAATAGAATCATTAACATTAAAGGCTTACGAGTTAGGCCTTGAATATGCACCTAAGCTTGCCTTAGCGATTATTACCCTACTTATAGGGCTTTGGATAATCAGTGGCATCATAAAACTGACTAAAGTATCCATGAATAAATCTAAGGTAGACCCTACCTTGATCCCCTTTATGGCAAGTCTGGTTTCTTGGACTTTAAAAGTTCTCCTGTTTATCTCAGTCGCCTCTATGATAGGTGTTGCTACCACCTCATTTATTGCCGTACTCGGTGCAGCTGGTTTAGCAATCGGTTTAGCATTACAAGGCAGCTTAGCTAATTTTGCCGGCGGCGTTTTGGTGATGATATTTAAGCCATATAAAGTGGGTGACTTAATAGAAACACAAGGCCACTTAGGGGTAGTAAAAGAAGTACAAATATTTAATACCATTTTATTATCACCACAATCTAAACGCATCATCATTCCAAATGGCGCGACCTCAAACGGCTCTGTAATAAACTATACCGTTGAAGGCAAAATTCGCGTCGATTTATCGGTCGGTGTTTCTTATGATTCAGACTTAGATAAAACCAAATCTGTATTGATGGCAGTATTAGAGAGCCACGATAAAGTGATGAAAGATCCTGCGCCTTTTGTTGGTGTTTCGGAAATGGCAGATAGCTCAGTAAACTTTGCTGTCAGACCACATTGTTTGCCTGAACATTACTGGGATGTTTATTTCGATATCAACGAAGCAATGAAAAAAGCACTGGACGAGAATGCGATTACAATTCCATTCCCGCAACGCGATGTTCATTTAATTCAATCTTAA
- a CDS encoding succinylglutamate desuccinylase/aspartoacylase domain-containing protein, with protein MEINYHEISYLKDPKPLTLKADYQQFLLSLTGVTVIDITGVDTNKYRVITTLLHGNEPSGLIAIHRWLTSEHELSKPSTNLRFIICSVEAASLAPMFTHRYLPEGVDINRCFGQANKQGYYIRAQLIEKAISEVSPELVVDLHNTSGSGPAFGVSTHMDSLGLSLAGLFCDTVILSGITLGALMEQNFNCPVLTIECGGAFDEQAHQVAYQGISSLANKACILNSRHHAPVEIVYSPMRLTLNHGVELSFAQHDEGNQGVTLIENIEQFNFGSIHKGQIFAWLDNQGLANLTLKNDAGENVINEYFYLSGNRLLCAKHFRIFMATTNVDIAKTDCLFYIVDLPNSDPH; from the coding sequence ATGGAAATAAATTACCACGAGATATCTTACCTTAAAGATCCTAAGCCACTCACGCTTAAGGCAGATTATCAACAATTTCTCTTGTCATTAACCGGTGTTACTGTAATTGATATTACCGGCGTAGATACAAATAAATACCGCGTTATTACCACCTTACTTCATGGTAATGAGCCATCAGGCTTAATCGCGATTCACCGTTGGCTCACAAGCGAGCACGAGTTAAGCAAGCCTAGCACCAACTTACGCTTTATTATCTGCTCAGTTGAAGCGGCCAGCTTAGCGCCCATGTTTACGCACAGGTACTTGCCTGAAGGCGTCGATATTAATCGTTGTTTTGGTCAAGCAAATAAACAGGGCTACTATATACGCGCCCAGCTTATTGAAAAAGCCATTAGCGAGGTATCGCCAGAGCTAGTGGTAGATTTACACAACACCTCAGGCTCTGGCCCGGCATTTGGCGTAAGCACTCATATGGACTCCTTAGGATTATCACTTGCCGGATTATTCTGTGACACGGTAATTTTATCAGGCATTACCTTAGGGGCATTAATGGAGCAAAACTTTAACTGCCCCGTTTTAACGATAGAATGTGGCGGCGCCTTTGATGAGCAAGCTCACCAAGTAGCCTATCAAGGTATATCTTCATTGGCTAATAAGGCATGTATTCTCAATAGTCGTCATCATGCCCCTGTTGAAATTGTTTACAGCCCAATGCGATTGACACTAAATCATGGCGTGGAGTTATCTTTTGCTCAACACGATGAAGGCAACCAAGGGGTGACCTTAATCGAAAATATAGAGCAGTTCAATTTTGGTAGTATTCATAAAGGGCAAATTTTTGCATGGTTAGACAATCAAGGTTTGGCTAACTTAACACTAAAAAATGATGCCGGTGAAAATGTCATAAATGAGTACTTTTATTTAAGCGGTAATCGACTACTTTGTGCAAAACACTTTCGCATATTTATGGCAACCACCAATGTAGACATAGCGAAAACTGATTGCTTATTCTACATAGTAGATTTACCAAACAGCGACCCTCATTAA
- a CDS encoding substrate-binding periplasmic protein yields MTKPPYVIQETNKGFELELIIAICKRMQKQCRFVHTEFGHSVKMLQVEQIDAVMTASKQVFSGQAHLSTSYITYQNVAISLKERNLDIQSIADLGKLSIASFQSAHKVLGKEFAQAAQDSPMYLQIAIQKQQPLLLLKKRVDVIVIDINIFKYLIKSMALGDIESQFNIHPVFPPSKYHVAFKDEQLKDAFNAAFEIFQYSKEYQKLKVKYDFH; encoded by the coding sequence TTGACTAAACCCCCTTATGTTATACAAGAAACCAATAAAGGCTTTGAATTAGAGTTAATTATCGCGATATGCAAAAGAATGCAAAAGCAATGTCGATTCGTACATACTGAATTTGGTCACTCCGTAAAAATGCTACAGGTTGAACAAATTGATGCGGTTATGACGGCAAGCAAGCAAGTATTTTCAGGTCAGGCACATTTATCAACCTCTTATATTACCTACCAAAATGTCGCGATTAGCCTTAAAGAGCGAAATCTAGATATTCAATCAATCGCCGACTTAGGTAAGCTCTCCATCGCTTCCTTTCAAAGTGCTCATAAAGTGCTAGGTAAGGAATTTGCTCAAGCGGCGCAAGACTCCCCTATGTATTTGCAGATAGCCATACAAAAACAACAGCCTTTGCTATTACTTAAAAAGCGAGTCGATGTGATTGTTATTGATATCAATATTTTTAAATATCTTATTAAAAGCATGGCATTAGGTGATATTGAAAGCCAATTTAACATCCACCCTGTTTTTCCTCCATCAAAATATCACGTGGCCTTTAAAGACGAGCAACTTAAAGATGCCTTTAATGCTGCATTCGAAATTTTCCAATACAGTAAGGAGTATCAAAAACTTAAAGTGAAATATGATTTTCATTAG